One Microbacterium sp. zg-B96 genomic region harbors:
- a CDS encoding response regulator transcription factor, producing MIRVLLADDEVMIRSALAALLRLEDDIDVVAECADGRQAVAEALRLQPDVCLLDLEMPHLDGVQVAERLKRTAATRCIIVTRHARPGVLRRALASGVAGFLPKSRDADEVAAVIRRVAAGARYVDPEIAADALSDERCPLTARELDVLRAGRRGETSEQIARTLSLAPGTVRNHVSAVLAKLAVDSRQQATLAAEERGWL from the coding sequence ATGATCCGGGTGCTGCTCGCGGACGACGAGGTCATGATCCGATCCGCCCTCGCGGCGCTGCTGCGCCTGGAGGATGACATCGATGTCGTCGCGGAGTGCGCCGACGGCCGGCAGGCAGTGGCCGAAGCGCTGCGGCTGCAACCCGATGTCTGCCTGCTCGACCTGGAGATGCCGCACCTGGACGGCGTGCAGGTGGCGGAGCGGCTCAAACGCACCGCGGCGACGCGGTGCATCATCGTGACCCGTCACGCCCGTCCCGGTGTGCTGCGCCGTGCACTGGCTTCAGGCGTCGCAGGGTTCCTGCCCAAGTCCCGCGACGCCGACGAGGTCGCTGCCGTCATCCGGCGGGTCGCGGCAGGGGCGAGATACGTGGACCCCGAGATCGCCGCGGATGCGCTGAGTGATGAGCGCTGTCCGCTGACGGCGCGCGAGCTCGACGTGCTGCGTGCGGGCCGCCGCGGGGAGACGTCGGAGCAGATCGCCCGCACGCTGTCGCTCGCTCCCGGCACGGTACGCAATCACGTGTCCGCCGTGCTGGCAAAGCTCGCCGTCGACTCCCGCCAGCAGGCCACCCTGGCGGCAGAGGAGCGCGGCTGGCTCTGA
- a CDS encoding histidine kinase, translating to MTRTSAPAAGSSAPGGAALTRGINATWWYTVSAILLFELILVMVWFSALGEAGVDAWAVLAVGLGALVWCASTVALMVDYRHRTEGAPVASWRRALAPLAIAAAYGVVVWIASGSWAIALLPLVQSVVLLNWPAGVRLRVVLAATLLLAGLWVIDARLGFGQVGVITAEPSWWLVGFYTTFLPLMTVLSLWWWDVLIALDRARASEAKLAATQERLRLATDVHDLQGHHLQVIALQLELAERLMSRDPAASLQHLQTARASVDEARQGTRDLAMRFRSVPLRDELANAVDLLRAAGTDADVTVDEDADRAPADVIGPVIRETTTNVLRHGGGGWARLSLTRDASSWRYAISNDATDAAPAQDGAGLAGLSRRATDAGGTLDVRRGDGEFSVTMTVPAGGRR from the coding sequence GTGACCCGCACCTCCGCGCCCGCCGCCGGCTCCTCCGCGCCCGGGGGAGCGGCGCTGACCAGGGGCATCAACGCCACGTGGTGGTACACGGTTTCGGCGATCCTGCTGTTCGAACTGATCCTTGTCATGGTCTGGTTCTCGGCGCTCGGGGAGGCGGGGGTGGATGCCTGGGCCGTGCTCGCCGTCGGGCTCGGCGCCCTGGTGTGGTGCGCCTCGACTGTGGCGCTGATGGTGGACTACCGGCATCGCACCGAGGGTGCGCCCGTCGCAAGCTGGCGCAGAGCGCTTGCGCCACTGGCGATCGCCGCCGCCTACGGCGTCGTGGTGTGGATCGCCAGCGGAAGCTGGGCCATCGCACTGCTGCCGCTCGTGCAGTCGGTTGTGCTGCTGAACTGGCCCGCGGGCGTGCGCCTGCGCGTGGTGCTGGCGGCGACGCTTCTGCTCGCCGGGTTGTGGGTCATCGACGCGCGCTTGGGCTTCGGGCAGGTCGGCGTTATCACCGCGGAGCCCAGCTGGTGGCTCGTGGGGTTCTACACCACGTTCCTTCCCCTGATGACGGTCCTGTCGCTGTGGTGGTGGGACGTGCTCATCGCCCTCGACCGTGCCCGCGCCTCCGAGGCCAAGCTCGCCGCCACGCAGGAACGCCTGCGCCTGGCGACCGACGTCCATGACCTCCAGGGCCACCACCTGCAGGTCATCGCCCTGCAACTCGAGCTGGCCGAGCGCCTGATGTCGCGCGATCCCGCCGCATCGTTGCAGCACCTGCAGACGGCTCGCGCCAGCGTCGACGAGGCGCGGCAGGGTACCCGGGACCTCGCCATGCGCTTCCGGTCGGTGCCACTGCGAGACGAACTCGCCAACGCCGTGGATCTGCTGCGTGCGGCCGGTACGGACGCCGACGTGACAGTGGACGAGGATGCCGACCGCGCGCCGGCCGACGTGATCGGCCCCGTCATCCGCGAGACCACCACGAACGTGCTCCGCCACGGCGGCGGGGGATGGGCACGGCTCTCTCTCACCCGGGATGCATCGTCGTGGCGGTACGCGATCTCCAACGACGCAACCGATGCCGCGCCGGCGCAGGACGGCGCGGGCTTGGCCGGGCTGAGCCGTCGCGCCACCGATGCCGGCGGCACACTCGATGTGCGACGCGGGGACGGCGAGTTCAGTGTGACGATGACCGTGCCCGCGGGCGGTCGCCGATGA
- a CDS encoding small multidrug efflux protein, producing MSLIDTFQDLVAQVPDLVQPLILAAAGAVPFIEGEGAAAIGIIGGIHPVVAVIAGALGNFLCVAVLVLLGSGARAAVVTRRSVHAREVVPVGGAASPELDPAAPAENLGGNPTRRAKFLRALDRYGVPGVSLLGPLLLPTQFTATMLAAVGVAKVRILVWQAVAIIGWTTIIAVLITGVVNAVH from the coding sequence ATGAGCCTCATCGACACTTTCCAGGACCTCGTCGCGCAGGTGCCCGACCTCGTCCAGCCGCTCATCCTCGCTGCCGCCGGTGCCGTGCCGTTCATCGAGGGCGAGGGCGCGGCCGCCATCGGCATCATCGGCGGCATCCACCCCGTCGTCGCCGTCATCGCCGGCGCCCTCGGCAACTTCCTCTGCGTCGCGGTCTTGGTGCTGCTCGGCTCCGGCGCGCGGGCGGCGGTGGTCACCCGCCGTAGCGTTCACGCGCGTGAGGTCGTCCCCGTCGGCGGTGCCGCTTCGCCCGAGCTCGATCCCGCCGCGCCGGCCGAGAATCTCGGCGGGAACCCGACGCGCCGCGCGAAGTTCCTGCGCGCCCTGGACCGCTACGGCGTCCCCGGGGTGAGCCTGCTCGGCCCCCTGCTGTTGCCGACCCAGTTCACGGCGACCATGCTCGCCGCTGTCGGCGTGGCAAAGGTGCGCATCCTGGTGTGGCAGGCCGTAGCGATCATCGGCTGGACCACGATCATCGCGGTCCTGATCACCGGTGTCGTCAACGCGGTCCACTGA
- a CDS encoding type II toxin-antitoxin system PemK/MazF family toxin: MSTRGFLQRLASLLRPSRRPISRVGTDETPGRSGATATIGLAPPAALRIAYSPDPDGEPDAGEVVWTWVPYAERDGRGKDRPVLVIAPQNADRVYALRLTSTPHDGEAGFVPIGAGEWDSRGRPSWVDVGQLYSVHTAGMRREAAALDRGTFVRVAAALQRRYGWKVAG; encoded by the coding sequence GTGAGTACGCGCGGCTTCCTGCAGCGCCTCGCGTCGCTGCTGCGGCCGTCGAGGCGCCCGATCTCCCGAGTGGGCACGGACGAGACGCCCGGCCGGTCGGGAGCCACCGCCACCATCGGCCTTGCCCCGCCCGCGGCGCTGCGCATCGCGTACTCGCCCGACCCGGACGGCGAACCCGACGCGGGTGAAGTCGTGTGGACGTGGGTGCCGTATGCCGAGCGAGACGGCCGCGGCAAGGACCGCCCGGTCCTCGTGATCGCCCCGCAGAACGCCGACCGTGTCTACGCGCTGCGGCTGACCAGCACGCCGCACGACGGCGAAGCGGGCTTCGTGCCGATCGGCGCGGGGGAGTGGGACTCGAGAGGAAGGCCATCCTGGGTCGACGTCGGCCAGCTCTACAGCGTGCACACCGCGGGGATGCGCCGAGAGGCGGCAGCCCTCGACCGCGGCACGTTCGTCCGCGTGGCGGCGGCGTTGCAGCGCCGGTACGGCTGGAAGGTCGCCGGGTGA
- a CDS encoding ammonium transporter gives MDAPGNIAWGIMATALVLFMTPGVAFFYGGLVKAKSVVSMMMMSFGALGLISVLWILYGFNMSAVGSTWEFSGNPFSDFALSGLASGEGANTSLIGVAYGATFAIITVALISGAIADRAKFGSWMLFAGLFATIVYFPVAAWVWGGGWIFNLGTSMGFGTEVIDYAGGTAVHINAGAAALALALVLGKRIGFQKGIHKPHNVPLVMLGAAILWFGWFGFNAGAEWLSEDMGGVGLIGINTLGATAAAVLGWVIVEKLKDGKATSIGAASGAVAGLVAITPACANLSPGWALLLGIIAGAACALAIELKWKLGFDDSLDVVGIHLVGGLIGTIYLGFFATDTGLFVGGNAEQLLLQVIAALGVMVYSFVVAGILGFAIQKTLGFRIKNEDEIAGVDTVVHGEEGYALAD, from the coding sequence ATGGACGCACCCGGCAACATCGCCTGGGGGATCATGGCCACCGCGCTCGTGCTATTCATGACGCCCGGTGTCGCCTTCTTCTACGGCGGTCTGGTCAAGGCCAAGAGTGTCGTCAGCATGATGATGATGAGCTTCGGAGCTCTCGGACTCATCAGCGTGCTGTGGATTCTGTACGGCTTCAACATGAGCGCGGTCGGCAGCACGTGGGAGTTCTCGGGCAACCCGTTCAGCGACTTCGCCCTCAGCGGCCTCGCTTCGGGTGAGGGCGCGAACACGTCGCTCATCGGCGTCGCGTACGGCGCAACCTTCGCGATCATCACGGTCGCGCTCATCTCCGGTGCGATCGCCGACCGGGCCAAGTTCGGCTCGTGGATGCTGTTCGCCGGTCTGTTCGCGACCATCGTCTACTTCCCCGTCGCCGCGTGGGTGTGGGGTGGCGGCTGGATCTTCAACCTCGGCACCAGCATGGGCTTCGGCACGGAGGTCATCGACTACGCCGGTGGCACCGCGGTGCACATCAACGCCGGCGCCGCAGCCCTCGCCCTGGCGCTGGTCCTCGGCAAGCGCATCGGTTTCCAGAAGGGCATCCACAAGCCGCACAACGTGCCGCTCGTCATGCTGGGCGCCGCGATCCTGTGGTTCGGCTGGTTCGGGTTCAACGCCGGTGCCGAGTGGCTGTCCGAGGACATGGGCGGCGTCGGCCTCATCGGGATCAACACGCTCGGCGCCACGGCCGCTGCCGTGCTCGGCTGGGTCATCGTCGAGAAGCTCAAGGACGGCAAGGCCACGTCGATCGGTGCGGCATCGGGTGCGGTCGCGGGTCTGGTCGCCATCACCCCGGCCTGCGCCAACCTGTCGCCGGGCTGGGCGCTGCTCCTGGGCATCATCGCGGGTGCGGCCTGCGCCCTCGCGATCGAGCTGAAGTGGAAGCTGGGCTTCGACGACTCGCTCGACGTCGTCGGCATCCACCTCGTCGGTGGCCTCATCGGCACGATCTACCTCGGCTTCTTCGCCACCGACACCGGCCTGTTCGTCGGTGGCAACGCGGAGCAGCTGCTGCTGCAGGTCATCGCCGCACTCGGTGTCATGGTCTACTCCTTCGTCGTCGCCGGCATCCTCGGCTTCGCGATTCAGAAGACGCTCGGCTTCCGCATCAAGAACGAGGACGAGATCGCCGGTGTCGACACGGTCGTGCACGGCGAAGAGGGTTACGCCCTCGCCGACTGA
- the zapE gene encoding cell division protein ZapE: protein MTTTGTGIVRLIERQPQVTGDEMIASLVPPPQFDDATFETYRSDHAYPSQQDAKETLIAFSGGGAPAARGGLFRRAKKTPELKPGVYLDGGFGVGKTHLLAAIYHAVPAHRKYFGSFIEYTALVGAIGYQKTVELFRGADLLCIDEFELDDPGDTMVMTRLLGELVASGTRLAATSNTPPNALGEGRFAAQDFLREIHAMSASFQTLRIDGTDYRQRAVDGHAVVLTDAEYERVLADAATTGPASDDRFAAVVAHLATVHPSRYIRLIEGLSAVGLRDVTQLDDQSAALRFVAFVDRAYDAQIPLRATGTPLDQVFGDEMLAGGYRKKYLRAISRLVALTHS from the coding sequence ATGACCACCACCGGCACGGGCATCGTGCGTCTGATCGAACGCCAGCCCCAGGTCACCGGCGATGAGATGATCGCCTCGCTCGTCCCGCCGCCCCAGTTCGATGACGCGACGTTCGAGACCTACCGGTCAGATCATGCCTACCCGTCGCAGCAGGACGCGAAGGAAACGCTCATCGCGTTCTCCGGCGGGGGTGCACCCGCAGCGCGCGGCGGCCTGTTCCGCCGGGCGAAGAAGACGCCCGAGCTCAAGCCAGGCGTATATCTGGACGGCGGCTTCGGTGTCGGCAAGACCCACCTGCTCGCCGCGATCTACCATGCGGTGCCCGCGCACCGGAAATACTTCGGCTCCTTCATCGAGTACACCGCGCTGGTCGGGGCGATCGGCTATCAGAAGACCGTCGAGCTGTTCCGTGGCGCTGATCTGCTGTGCATCGACGAGTTCGAACTCGACGACCCGGGCGACACGATGGTCATGACCCGGCTGCTCGGCGAGCTCGTGGCATCCGGCACCCGGCTGGCGGCGACATCGAACACGCCGCCGAACGCGCTGGGCGAAGGTCGCTTCGCCGCACAGGACTTCCTCCGCGAGATCCACGCGATGTCGGCGAGCTTCCAGACTCTGCGCATCGACGGCACCGACTACCGCCAGCGCGCCGTCGACGGGCACGCGGTGGTGCTCACCGACGCCGAGTACGAGCGGGTGCTGGCGGATGCCGCCACCACCGGCCCCGCATCCGACGACCGGTTCGCGGCGGTCGTGGCCCACCTGGCCACCGTGCACCCCTCCCGCTACATCCGGCTCATCGAGGGGCTGTCGGCGGTCGGGCTGCGGGATGTGACGCAACTGGACGACCAGTCCGCGGCGCTGCGTTTCGTCGCCTTCGTGGACCGTGCCTACGACGCGCAGATCCCCCTTCGAGCCACCGGCACTCCGCTCGATCAGGTGTTCGGTGACGAGATGCTCGCCGGTGGGTACCGCAAGAAGTACCTGCGCGCCATCTCCCGCCTCGTGGCCCTCACGCACTCCTGA
- a CDS encoding lysophospholipase, with product MMASRRAVPPGASLSALILVRALVVTLVAALTGVIGAMGVLAVRMARRVVTPAGRVPDTKIVDLDTAAQTITLSRTADTALPGRYGLFTTGTAQYIKLGSVLSEDASTVKRKLLTHVPAEAHLSSEAAFSGWYFDDPTQLQLPFTSELIGGPLGPCPAWLFPAAESADTWVVQVHGRGTTRAECLRAVPVFHEAGITSLLVSYRNDGEGPRSRSGTYALGATEWRDVDAAVGFARRRGAKRVVLMGWSMGGAIALQVALNSAHRDLIVGVVLESPVIDWRIVLGYQAKQLKVPEPVTQLAIGALRADWATTVTGAGAPIPFDRLDVVARAGELRHPILILHSDDDGFVPSDASHDLVVARPDLVEFEVFDVARHTKLWNYDQQRWNNRILTWLRAHGMTSVQTPSYD from the coding sequence ATGATGGCCTCCAGGCGCGCCGTCCCGCCCGGCGCCTCCCTCTCTGCCCTGATCCTCGTGCGTGCACTCGTGGTCACCCTTGTCGCCGCCCTGACCGGGGTGATCGGCGCGATGGGCGTGCTGGCGGTGCGGATGGCACGTCGCGTGGTCACCCCCGCCGGCCGGGTGCCCGACACCAAGATCGTCGATCTGGACACCGCCGCTCAGACCATCACCCTCTCGCGCACCGCCGACACCGCGCTGCCCGGCAGGTATGGCCTCTTCACGACCGGCACCGCGCAGTACATCAAGCTCGGCTCGGTGCTCTCCGAGGACGCCTCGACGGTCAAGCGCAAGCTCCTCACGCACGTACCCGCCGAGGCGCATCTTTCCTCCGAGGCCGCGTTCAGCGGCTGGTACTTCGACGACCCCACCCAGCTGCAGCTGCCGTTCACCTCCGAACTGATCGGCGGACCGCTCGGCCCATGCCCGGCGTGGCTGTTCCCGGCGGCCGAGTCCGCCGACACCTGGGTCGTGCAGGTTCACGGCCGCGGCACCACCCGCGCGGAGTGCCTGCGCGCTGTGCCGGTGTTCCACGAAGCCGGGATCACCTCCCTGCTGGTGTCGTACCGTAACGACGGCGAAGGGCCGCGCAGTCGCAGCGGCACCTATGCGCTGGGCGCGACGGAGTGGCGCGACGTGGATGCGGCGGTGGGCTTCGCCCGCAGACGCGGCGCGAAGCGCGTGGTGCTGATGGGCTGGTCGATGGGCGGCGCGATCGCGCTGCAGGTGGCGCTGAACTCCGCGCACCGCGACCTCATCGTCGGTGTCGTCCTGGAGTCACCCGTCATCGACTGGCGCATCGTGCTGGGCTACCAGGCCAAGCAGTTGAAGGTGCCCGAGCCGGTCACCCAACTGGCGATCGGCGCGCTGCGCGCCGACTGGGCGACCACCGTCACCGGTGCCGGCGCGCCCATCCCGTTCGACCGCCTCGACGTGGTCGCCCGGGCGGGGGAGCTGCGGCATCCGATCCTCATCCTCCACAGCGACGATGACGGATTCGTGCCCTCCGACGCCTCCCACGATCTGGTGGTCGCCCGCCCGGACCTGGTGGAGTTCGAAGTGTTCGACGTGGCGCGCCACACGAAACTGTGGAATTACGACCAGCAGCGCTGGAACAACCGCATCCTGACGTGGCTGCGCGCGCACGGCATGACGTCGGTGCAGACCCCCTCGTACGACTAG
- a CDS encoding DUF3000 domain-containing protein: MDDPRPPAGPPAFAEAAERVRSLAFRSDFVVREIPAPSGLAPDAIALAGDVRPEQHGVDSPYGTGRFILLHDDTDVDAWGGPWRIVCFAQAPLETEIGTDPMLADVAWSWLVDALESRSAKYEAASGTATKTLSKGFGTLADQGDGAQIELRASWSPSSDIVQHVQAWGELVCMLAGLPPGSEEIAVFGPRRGARG, from the coding sequence GTGGATGATCCGCGCCCTCCGGCGGGACCGCCCGCATTCGCTGAAGCAGCGGAGCGGGTGCGTTCGCTCGCCTTCCGTTCCGACTTCGTCGTGCGCGAGATCCCTGCGCCCAGCGGGCTGGCCCCCGACGCCATCGCCCTCGCCGGCGACGTGCGACCCGAGCAGCACGGGGTCGACTCCCCCTACGGCACCGGGCGCTTCATCCTGCTGCACGACGACACCGACGTCGACGCGTGGGGTGGTCCGTGGCGCATCGTCTGCTTCGCGCAAGCGCCCCTGGAGACCGAGATCGGCACCGATCCGATGCTGGCCGATGTGGCCTGGTCATGGCTGGTCGACGCACTTGAGTCCCGCAGTGCGAAGTATGAGGCGGCATCCGGCACCGCCACCAAGACGCTTTCCAAAGGTTTCGGCACGCTGGCCGATCAGGGCGATGGCGCCCAGATCGAGCTGCGCGCGTCCTGGTCGCCGTCCAGCGACATCGTCCAGCACGTCCAGGCGTGGGGTGAACTGGTTTGTATGCTGGCGGGTTTGCCGCCCGGGTCGGAGGAGATTGCAGTGTTTGGACCGCGCCGAGGTGCACGTGGCTGA
- a CDS encoding ribonuclease D codes for MAEYVVIEDAAGLAAACAALADGDGPVAVDVERASGFRYSQRAYLVQVFRRDAGVYLFDPPAIGDMTPLQDAIGGEEWILHAASQDLPSLREIGLEPPSIFDTELAARLLGHERVGLGAVVEDTLGITLDKAHSAADWSTRPLPQAWLEYAALDVLLLVDVRDVLVAELDEQGKTELAAEEFQAVLERAPKPPREEPWRRLSGLHTVRGRRGLAVARALWTAREDYAREQDVSPGRLVPDRALVAAVLADPATKADLAKVKDFTGRASRSQLDRWWAAIEAGRADEALPPERVPGDSMPPPRAWADRNPAADARLKAARPEIERVAEELGMPTENLLTPDTLRRVAWTPPEPLDAASVSAALAAQGARRWQIERTAQVITDAFVRSLQAPSEEPETTS; via the coding sequence GTGGCTGAGTACGTCGTCATCGAGGATGCCGCGGGGCTCGCTGCCGCGTGTGCGGCACTGGCCGACGGCGACGGTCCCGTCGCCGTCGACGTGGAGCGGGCTAGCGGCTTCCGCTACTCCCAGCGCGCGTACCTGGTGCAGGTGTTCCGGCGCGACGCCGGGGTGTACCTGTTCGATCCGCCCGCCATCGGCGACATGACCCCGTTGCAGGATGCCATCGGCGGCGAGGAGTGGATTCTGCACGCCGCGAGCCAGGATCTTCCCTCGCTGCGGGAGATCGGTCTGGAGCCCCCGTCGATCTTCGACACCGAGCTCGCCGCGCGGCTGCTGGGCCACGAGCGGGTGGGGCTGGGCGCCGTGGTCGAGGACACCCTGGGCATCACTCTGGACAAGGCGCACTCCGCCGCGGACTGGTCCACCCGGCCGCTGCCGCAGGCATGGCTGGAGTACGCCGCGCTCGACGTGCTGCTGCTCGTGGACGTGCGCGACGTGCTGGTTGCCGAGCTCGATGAGCAGGGTAAGACCGAGCTCGCCGCGGAGGAATTCCAAGCCGTGCTGGAGCGTGCCCCCAAGCCCCCGCGCGAAGAGCCGTGGCGGCGCCTGAGCGGACTGCACACGGTGCGAGGGCGGCGTGGCCTCGCGGTGGCGCGGGCGCTGTGGACCGCACGCGAGGATTACGCCCGCGAGCAGGACGTCTCCCCCGGCAGACTCGTGCCCGACCGCGCCCTCGTGGCCGCCGTGCTGGCGGACCCGGCGACCAAAGCAGACCTCGCGAAGGTGAAGGACTTCACCGGGCGGGCCAGTCGCTCGCAGCTGGACCGATGGTGGGCGGCGATCGAGGCCGGTCGCGCCGACGAGGCGCTGCCGCCGGAACGCGTCCCGGGCGACAGCATGCCGCCGCCCCGGGCCTGGGCGGACCGCAATCCCGCCGCCGACGCCCGCCTCAAGGCGGCCCGACCGGAGATCGAGCGTGTCGCCGAAGAGCTCGGGATGCCGACGGAGAACCTGCTGACGCCCGACACGCTGCGCCGCGTCGCCTGGACGCCGCCGGAACCGCTCGACGCGGCATCCGTCTCGGCCGCCTTGGCCGCGCAGGGTGCGCGTCGCTGGCAGATTGAACGAACCGCACAGGTGATCACCGACGCGTTTGTGCGTTCCCTGCAAGCGCCATCGGAAGAGCCTGAAACGACTTCGTAG
- a CDS encoding thiolase family protein: MAEISDVFFVDGMRTPFGRAGEKGMYWNTRADDLAVKATIALMDRNPEVPPDRVDDVAIAATSQTGDQGLTLGRSVAILAGLPQTVPGFAIDRMCAGAMTSVTTMAGSIGVGMYDVALAGGVEHMGHHPIGADADPNPRFVAEKMVDPGALNMGVTAERIFDRFPHLTKERSDRYGMLSQQKLQAAYDAGKIQPDLVPVAVKDAEGAWGLATADEGRRPQTTMADLASLKTPFRPHGRVTAGTSSPLTDGATMSLLAGGGAVKQLGLAPKMKLVSFAFAGVQPEIMGIGPIPSTEKALRKAGLDISDIGLFELNEAFAIQVISLLDHFGIADDDQRVNPWGGAIAVGHPLAASGVRLMIQLAAQFAERPDVRYGLTAMCVGLGQGGSVIWENPHFNGKKKK; encoded by the coding sequence GTGGCCGAGATTTCGGACGTCTTCTTCGTCGACGGCATGCGCACGCCGTTCGGACGCGCAGGCGAAAAAGGCATGTACTGGAACACCCGCGCCGATGACCTCGCTGTGAAGGCGACCATCGCGCTCATGGACCGCAACCCCGAGGTTCCCCCAGATCGCGTCGACGACGTCGCGATCGCCGCAACCAGCCAGACCGGCGACCAGGGCCTGACCCTGGGCCGTTCCGTCGCGATCCTCGCCGGTCTCCCGCAGACCGTGCCGGGTTTCGCAATCGACCGGATGTGCGCGGGCGCGATGACGAGCGTCACCACGATGGCCGGCTCCATCGGCGTCGGCATGTACGACGTCGCCCTCGCCGGCGGCGTGGAGCACATGGGGCACCACCCCATCGGCGCCGACGCCGACCCGAACCCCCGCTTCGTGGCGGAGAAGATGGTCGACCCCGGCGCGCTGAACATGGGCGTGACGGCCGAGCGCATCTTCGACCGGTTCCCTCATCTGACCAAGGAGCGTTCCGACCGCTACGGCATGCTCAGCCAGCAGAAGCTGCAGGCGGCATACGACGCAGGCAAGATCCAGCCCGACCTGGTGCCGGTCGCCGTCAAGGACGCCGAGGGCGCGTGGGGGCTGGCGACGGCGGACGAAGGCCGCCGCCCGCAGACGACGATGGCAGACCTCGCGAGCCTGAAGACGCCGTTCCGTCCGCACGGCCGGGTCACGGCGGGCACCTCGTCGCCGCTGACCGACGGCGCGACCATGTCGCTGCTGGCCGGCGGCGGCGCCGTGAAGCAGCTCGGGCTTGCCCCGAAGATGAAGCTGGTCTCGTTCGCGTTCGCCGGCGTGCAGCCGGAGATCATGGGCATCGGCCCGATCCCGTCGACCGAGAAGGCGCTGCGCAAGGCGGGCCTGGACATCTCCGACATCGGACTGTTCGAGCTCAATGAGGCCTTCGCGATCCAGGTGATCTCGCTGCTGGATCACTTCGGCATCGCCGACGACGACCAGCGCGTCAACCCGTGGGGCGGCGCCATCGCCGTGGGCCACCCGCTCGCGGCATCCGGCGTGCGCCTGATGATCCAGCTGGCTGCGCAGTTCGCCGAACGCCCGGACGTCCGCTACGGTCTGACCGCCATGTGCGTCGGCCTCGGGCAGGGCGGCTCGGTCATCTGGGAGAACCCGCACTTCAACGGCAAGAAGAAGAAGTAG